The sequence ACCCttttacatctcatacacatccccttttatagttttacaaatccctaaaatttctacaaaccctaattttgaaaccctaaattgattttggggaaaatcaaatttgacataccaattggatggtttcgacccaacccatgctttgtactggctttacgctgctcgaaatcccttattcttcgtcttctttgcactgcaaaccctatcttggagcgaaaccctaagcctgcctctcttaatcttagcacctatgtgagaagaagctatgagggagagagatagactagggggttcgataggtgtcttggtcggctggttgtggaggtggtgatggaagagatggtggtggcaggacatggtgtctctgcaaatgtcgggggaagaagagaaatttggggaaatgagttttggggaagaagaaggtgggtgtttgtttgggtcgatgggtttgatggctaaggtgttgagcgggatcatctgaagttgatgcgcagcgagaagatccgtcggatgtgaagatggtaggtggatctaacggtggtatgagagatgaatcacttcgaccgttggattgtgaaatacaacaaagttaacggcgaagatcgaggtttggtgctgtagtgttaagcggaagtatcgagatttgatgagcaggcaaagaagagACCGTaagatctaaatgtgatctaatctgaaggcttagaatttaggtgctatggtatgtgataggagcttcagattttgatgcgcgatgaaggagcgaccatcggatgatgagatggatccaatccgacggctgaagatggaggcggttttggttacagaaaatgggtttgggtaagggttttgggccttgggtatgccaagcccatatcttctttaagaacaattcttccttcttgtgcccatttctacccttttggtcttgtgcacaacattcttcgcggcttccttgtgtaattcctcccggcttttcactacttttctgctctattccgctccgcaattcatccagactttatttattacctaaaaatgcgaaattaagtaagaaaaaatatttattcttgaaaacaatgaaaatacagaatatgggataaaatgtagaattaatgcgcaaaagatgagttaaatgccaacaaaaaagggataaatatatacaatatttgacaCTCATCATTTAGGTTAGATTGATGTTGTATAATTGTTTCGATGAAGAATAAGAGTTAAGGTTTCTCTGaaggtgaattagggtttggatgaAAAGCTCAGAGAAGAAttagatgatgaaattgatgtCTAGAAAGGACGATTTGAGATGGGTATTGATCGATTGAATGAGTAGATTCAAGGTCGAAGATTAATCAAATGGTGAATCATCTAATCCAGCTTGGGAGTTAATTTGAGGTAATAATCCTTTAAATTTATAAGTAAGTTGGTTCATATTTGAAGATTGGTGATTATCATTGAATAAGATGTGTTATGCGTTGAATCCTGAATCTGTTAGATGAATATTAGGTTAGTTGTTTGAGCTGAAGGGGTATGTGAGTTGGAACTGGTCCTATCATGAAATGGAGGATTGATGTTATCTGAGTTGAGATGATGTTGGTATGGAAAGTGCTGGTAAAGATATTACAACTACAATTATAGTTTAGGTTGTGTGGAATACAGGGGAATTGCTCTGGTGGTGCTGTTATGTTATTGATGGCCGAGTTATGGTGATGTTCGAACTGAGTTATAGGGAAGTGTAACTAAAGATTTCTGGTGATATGTTGGATTGTGTATAACCATCGCATGTGTGAAGATGTAGTTGAGATTAGTGGAGGTTGTTGTTGAACTAAATTGTCAGtggaatgagatgaagatgttgttggtgttgtttgtgTAGTTGGATTTGAAGGTGGAGATGTATTATGGTTGACCTGAATGTAACTGTGATTTCCAGATGACTGTGATGAAGTGGTTTTTGAATTGTATGAGTTGATGAAGATGTTGTGTTAGTGAAGTAGGGATTGGATAGTGATGCAAGCAGTGTATGTTTTGAGATaaactcagaatggtgcatgagcTGAGGGTATTGGAGTTGCAGGTGGTAAGGAAAGTGAAGTGGAAGAACTTGCAGGGAAGAGATGAAATTGCTGGTAGCAATAGAACTGAAGTTGAATTATCGGAGGCCTGAATGGAATGGTGTTGTGGTAAATGTGCTGATTGTAGAGTTATACTAATGTTGTATTGTAGATGTAGATATTTGAGGCAGGTGGTATGCTTGTTGACTGGTAATGATGGCAGGAACTGAAGTGAGAATATTGGATGGAGTTAAAGGAATGTAGGTTGTAGCTAAAGTTAGTGGTAGTGTTGTATGGGAGTCTCATATGAAGTCTGGTGATGGTTTTGTTAGTTGAGATGTGTTATTGGATGTAGATGTATGGCTTGAAGGCAGTCTCTATGAAGGCTTgtaactgcaattgcaggtaggctgTGATCTTTGTAAATTCATTTGAAGTTTATTTGAATAATTCTATTGATGTTTTATTAGTTTAAAATTAAAGTTGAGTTAGAGTTGTAGAGTTTAGAGTTTTGGTGTTGCACAATGGTTGTGCATCAATTTTCCTTGGCCTGAGCAATGGTTCTGGCCTGTACAAGTGTTTTGGCCTTGTGCCATTCAGCCTAGTCATATCTGACTCTAGCTGACTTAGtccatctgactgagtcgaatcaGGTTTGACTCACTTTGTCACTAGTCTTGACTCGTGGACTAttgacctgaccttggacgttgactgttagttgacccttgaccgttagttgacctagAAGGACTAGGCTTTAGTTAATGGGTTTACTTAGTGAACTTGGGATTATAGTCAGTGTTCCTAATGAACATagattggacccttatggtctgaattgacatttgattccttctacaaagttgtagatattggTAGGACTTAGTTAAAGAACTATAGAATCAacttaattggattagtaaactcttagttatactaaagatagataataaagagatataaaaccataaatgggtttagaaccattagataaacttgttcgattcttgtgtgagccattgtggctagtttcttagacttcttgtgtgattaacagttagtctatattaacaacgatcgattcaaggatgaaccagtggatcgtggatctcgaggtaggcgtggcttgtcatcaaaaggtGTGGGAatacttttgactcttttgaaaccattgttgtttcttttacaaaagtttatgttttacaaactcatgcattaTCTGTTTATGCAatccatgcattgtttagttcTGTTATGAATGTTTtattgattcttttaatctttccatggtttggaaaggacttgtaatgttttgaatGTCATCATGAAttgtatgggaaataagaatttccacctgtCGTATATAGGACacactccttcacatttatacctagagcttttatgatatattggtcgacagtttgcgagttcggaattgtcgacatccatatgtacgattaggtgtggatttgcgagttcggaattgcacaaccatattatatattgtttgacgAGGGAGTttatccatatacatgtttgtgcattccagtgacttagtcactttgatgtttgggaaacattaattgttttccaaatcttgctcatgatttctttaaagttaaatgttattcctactgggcactctgtgctcacccttttccactttcagtttcatagacagatcagagttgcgcggcGAAAGCTTCGTTAGTCAGTTAACTTCTGCTGTGTTTATTATATTgtatattgtatctgtaaaccaaatgactattgtatatgtatcactcgagaggagttcttgtatatatatttctgagcggggctagttttgggttaagttatTATAGCTGATTCTTAATTAAATGTTTATGTTTatgttttagattcttagtgcctctttatttagttaatctcttgaattagtcagctgctagcttaggggcgcTACAGAACTGATATTATATCTAGACGATTAATGCACGCATTTTTACCGATCAACGGATTGCTAACCAGGCCTTGGATTTAGGCTACATTCCTTGAAGATAAATGTAACAAGCCAAGCCTAGCCTTTGTTGCCTTTCTCCCGTAGTCCTTCCAAAAGGCCTCTCATCTCTAGTTAAGAATTCAACTGAAagctctttttcatttttttttataggaATAAAGAACAAAAATTGTATTAAGATTAGTAATATATTTTTCCTTCTTAGCATTAGGAAATTGGGCATTTATGTATTTGAACTCCCATACTAGATGTTTCTTTTAGCAATTGTCCAACTAATATCTCTGAATAGTGCCtacactttgttgttgtagaaATAATTTCTCAAAGTGCTCATGTAGATGTCCCATTTACCAATACCTGCACTGAGTAAAGACAACTCTAACCTATTAAACTACATAATTCCAACAACTGATATCAACAAAAATATGTGTCTCCAACCAACAACACAAGACTGATAAACAAAAACTCATACACATCTATATTCACCACAAGAAAACCTCAAATAGCCGACCAAAATCATCCGACGAAAAAGTGGTCGGCTAAGCTTAAGGCAACATATGTCTCCAACATACACGAAATTTAATCACCCAGAATATCTGCCCACTAATTGTTCGAAACTAAAAAATATTTGGGTCGGCCAATTTTCTTCCCGCAACAACATAACAAGTCTAGAAATATGTAAGATGGAATGTATGTGAACTCACATTATTTTGGGAACTAAAAAAGTAAGCTAGATGCGATGTACATCAACCCGCATTTTACAACACCACAAAAATACCATGGTCGTGATGTATGGTAATCCACACTTTTTTGAACACCACCAGAGTACCCTGGACACGATGTATATGAACCCACATTTCGTTTTCCAATCACAAAAGTACCATGGACGTGATGTATATAGACCCACATATCTTTGGCCACTATAAATTACCATCGACGTGATGTATGTCAAACCACATTTGTTTGGCCACCTCAAGAATACCATGTACGCGCTGTATATTAAACCACCCTTCATTGTCTACTACCAAAATACCTTGAACGTGATGAATATAAACCCACATCTGTTTTTGCAACCACAAAGATATCCTAGTCCAAATGGATATTAGCCAAGACTTGTATGTCAACAACACGTGTGAAATAGTAGCTAAGGACCTGAGCAACACCAACATCGCAAGAAAAAAACCAAATCAGTGGCATAATGCATTCGAGCCACTAGGCTTTGCGAACTAAAATCAATACACTACTAGCTATCCACTCAAGTGTTGTAGCAAGGACGGCGTACTTCCATATGAATGACGACAAGTGGCACATGGATCCACTAATTACGAAAACGGAAGACAATCTAACGGACCCGAACTAATTTAGCTTTCAACTTTGGTACTTCCATGCTGAACTAACGTTAAGCCTGACTTTTGGGAACTTATATCCAAACAAACGCGTGAATTAGGATTTTCAAATCAAATCTTGAATCCCCGCAGTAAGTTTAATTTTTGAAAAGACAAGAAAGAATGGATAAGTATTGGATGAATTGGGATCAAAATCAAATCAGTTAATTTATTACTCCAAACGCAGCAAGTTATTTGGGGATCAGTTTCAACTATGCATAATCATGTTTCAAAACGAAAAAACATATTTGGTGCATAATCAATTATGCCCCCATCAACAACACGTTACTATTGTCGTATTTCATGACCCATATATAGTTAGTGACATATCAAAATCATTACATATTTTTCTTActcaataaaaacaaataaactaCATGTTAATTTTTCATAAAGTCATCGTGATCATGGATTACATGCATTCATGCGTTAATTCAAAGTTAATAGGCATTGATATCTGTCATATTTAGTTTTTAAGATTGGGTGCAATTAGTTAATCGTCATGATATGTTCCCTCCGGCTCAGCCATTGTCTTTGGCAGAGTGCTATGTTTCGTAGGTTTTTCCCTATGCGTCGTCAAAATCCTCTTTTGCGAGCTGCCTAAATATCTCTTTGTCATACGGTCCCATGCTATGGTAATAGATGGACCTTTTACCCCTTAGCAGTTGTAACTCTTCGTTGCCTTTTGTTTCCCTCCTATGATTCTTTATTGCTATTTTATGTTTCTTGTCCTTCCATGCTTTATATTCTTCTTGGTTTTTTGTTTCTCCACCTCCATATTGACTTTCTCTTTTGTATCTCCTCATTCAGAGATATTACCAACTGCttcatttcttgttttctagTTGGATGGTAGAATTTTTTACTTGATAGCATCCGCGTTTTCTCCCTTTATCTATTTTTTCCATGTTTCTATGATATTTCTCTTTGAGTCTGTCTTAGGGAGTCAGATCCATACGACTAGGAGTGTTCTTGTTTTTTGCTGattcggcgtctgaatctgactcGTTCCCTGACTCGACTTGAGTCAGATATAAGatcgtttgttttttatttagagTCAGATCTAACTCGCGATCTGAATCAGACCTAACTCCTAACTCGGACCAATTTGAGTAAGGGAATAAAATgtccctgactcatgggaccaagcaattgactcacatatttttgagtcagttgaGTTAGATCAGCCTCAAAAAACAACATATTGAGTCGTATCTATATGAGTCAGGTGATATCAGTCAAATCTCGATGAGTCAGGCCCCTTCTTATGGGTGTGGCAAACATGAATGTATGCCATTTAAGCACCCACTATGGAGCTGGCTAACTGGCaaactggcctggctaagtggcaaatttgccacttagccaggccaggtcaagtttcCACCGAGAGGTGTAGTTTACACCGCTTATTAATTGTTtagtcgtttttttttcttttctcctacTTTTTAGTTATTATAACAGATTTTTATTACAAGAGGACCCCACAAAATATTATATAATCTCTAAAATTGAATAAAGACCCCACTAAATAtaaataactaattttttttattgataagAGACCCACAAAACACAATATAATATCCTACTTTAATAAAATTTGTCAGTTTTATCATAGTGGGGAAACTAAAACAACTTTTTAGTAATTTTATTGAGCCCACCGGTCAAAACCCACTGGTCAAACCCACTGCTTATGTGGCAGTGATTTAACttggatttttttgttttctttttaattttcttcgCGTCCTTTCTGTTTTTGGTTTTTGATCCCTTTTTCAAACTCTAACCAAGAAACCAAAAATTCACAATTATACAGAATAGACGTCTGAGAAGGAGAAAGCCAGAAATTAGTTCATCAAATCCATCAAAGCAATATCCAAAGACTTGCTCTCCTTCAGGTTCagaaataataaaccctaagCTCAATTTTAACTTTaccttttttaatttttgatttcctCATTTTTCATCCCGTTCTATCATGCTTAAAAAGTACTCCCTCCGTTagtttttaataggccagtttctataaataaatatttcaaaaaaataggtcagttttctaattgggaaagtcgaatgttactttaattttctgggaccatttttcttttaacttcttttgatgacaagtgttatgtggaccatttcacttatttctttggctgacaagtgtcatggggaccatttcatttcacttcttttattgacaagtgtctagaggaccactttcaataattagttctcttaatttccttaattttctcaaaaaaaaaaaaactggcctattaaaaagtaacagaGGGAGTACTTTTATTACTGAATATGAATTATGTTGTTTCTCACAAGTCTTTATGGTGATGGAGTTATATCAAATTGAAGTATTCAATCCTTAATGGTAATATCAATCCTAAAGGCAGGTTCTGGAGAAAACATGAAACATGTTTCTATAGAGTTAGGTTTCAGAAAAACATATGAGGGaaggaatgtttgattttcaattttaaCTTGTACGTTGGTGGTTTTTTCACATTTCATTTTGAATCTATACTTTCTGTTGGGCATCAAAGATGGAGTGCTTGGGTATCAGAATTAATTATCCTTTGAGGATAGAACAAAGAGAGTCATTTCTTGGTGATTTTGGTAAAGTTTTCTTTTAATGTTTGCTGaactatggtggtgttgatgtcaCAACACAACGTTTTGAATTAAAATGTTTCTTTCATCTTATGCTTGTTGGGATAGATGTGTGAACTGATTTGAGTACTAGGGAAACAttcaccaccatcaacaggtgaAAAAATTATTATCGTTATTAATTTTTCGATAAAGTTTTCATTTTATGATTTAACCGAGATTGTGTGTATGTGAGCTAGCTATTGGTAATTATTCTTTGAATTGCACTGGATTAGTATTTTGCATAATAGAGTATGCAATGTGTACTATACTGGCTATGTTTAATGAGATGGTCTTAAACCATATGGCCATGTCGTATATGTGTGGTTGCTTGGTATCGGACAACTTACGTTTGATgttcagaaacaacaagaaacatATTTTAGAATTTTAGAATTTGTGCTCAAATGATGGCTGATACTAGTGTTAATTATTCACTTGTCCTTATTTTGGTTTGCAAGTAGAGTGGTTGGGGTGTGAATACGGGTTTTCATCTTTAAATTTCACCCATTCATGACCTTATATCTGTTAGTACGATGTATAAAAAATGACAggttagttttatttttgtttgcacCAAAGCGAGTGTCTCTGTCGCCTAATGCACCAGTAAGGTGGTCTTACTTTTTTTTAAACATTAATGCAAACTGGCTTTGTTTATATAGATAAGCGACAAGAGATGGCCAAGGGTATTCCTTGTTCATGTGCTTACTGCTGCTGCGCAATGGCTGCAAGATGCCCAGTACGGAAGCAGGTGGAGAGATGTTCGGAGGACAAGACTGTTATGATTACAGCTTATGAAGGAAACTACAATCATCCTTTACCGGTGCAAGACACAGCAATAGCTCATACAACCACTGCAGCGCTGCTACTAGGCTCCTTCCAGGTTCAACCATGAGCAACAATATAGAACCAACTCTCTCAGCAAATAGACTCATTCTCTCAGCAAATAGTCTCTTCTCTTCACCATCAACATCTCCTTTATTCTCTTACACTGCTGACATTGCTACTCTATCAATCCCTGCACCATCGATCAAACTGCACACCAGATGTATTGTAACTTTAAAAGTAGTTTAATCTTTTTGTGGCTTAAAGTCAATCATCCTACATTTGGAGTATCCTTTAGCAACTGGATATTGACATTCTTTTCGAATGGCAACTACCTTGGTCTttggattttaattttatctCTAGTCTGTATAAATGGAATTGGTTTTGTGCTTGATCATCTTTTGGATTTTTTGATCATCAGAACTTGTCTGTGTACTGTATTGCTTACACATTgtacattttttctttttaaataaaaatGTAAACTTCAAACAACCACTACTATAAGACATGTCATCTCTATAAAACTTTATACATAAATTACCAAGTGTGGAATTTATTCTCCTCTTTTTTAATCGTGAGAAGGGTTATCAGGGAAGTAAAGAATTTTTTTGCCCAATTACTCAAGCCTATCGAAAAAACAACGAGGAGAAAGTGAAATACCCCTGACCCGAAAAGGATAAAAAAAAGAACAGTTAACTTGTGCAGAAAATAGTGAAATTAGAAAAAAATCAAGTCAGGTCGCTGTCAGATCAGCAGTGGATATGACCAGTGGGCTGAATAGAATTATTGACAACTTTTATACTAGTTCCCGTAGGAACCAGCCTCCGTAAAAAAACAAATAAGGTGTAGGACCCAGAAAAGTAATTGATATTTAACCGTTGGATTAAAATCTGGAGTATGATGTTAGATCTTAATCGAATGGTTAAGTATCATTGATACACCAAAGTAGTTCCACTCCAGACGTTCTCTCCCTTTCTCTCCACTTATTCTTCTTCGACTTTCTTCTCTCTCGTTTTTAGAAACATTTGATCGTTTTCTACTTCTTGTTGCAGAACTTTTTAAGCTCCGCATTAATGGCGGACTTGAAAGAACGGCTTCTACCACCAAGACCCATATCTTCAATTAACCTAAGAGAAGCTACTTCTCGTCCCATATCCTCAATTAACCTAAGAGAAGCAACTTCTCGCCCTTCAGCATCAGGACGACCTCTTTTCCAAGGTATAGATTTCTTAGGGTTAAAAAAACGTGGTCAAGGACTTCGATCATGGATTCGTGTTGATTCATCTGGGAATTCTCAAATCATGGAAGTTGATAAATTTACTATGATGCGTCGTTGTGATCTTCCAGCTAGGGATCTTCGTCTTCTTGATCCTCTTTTTGTTTATCCATCTACAATTCTTGGAAGAGAGAAGGCTATTGTTGTAAACTTAGAACAAATTCGATGTATTATTACTGCTGATGAAGTTTTACTGTTGAATTCATTAGATAGTTATGTGTTGCAATATGTAGTTGAGTTACAGAGAAGATTAACTTCACCTGGAGTTGGAGAAGTTTGGCGAAATGAGGGTCCTGATTTAGGAAGGAGAAGAAGTGGAAGTAGAAGTTTTGATAATATGTTTCCGACTGCTTCTCCTGATTATTTACCTTTTGAATTTAGGGCTCTTGAAGTTGCTCTTGAGGCTGCTTGTACATATCTTGATGCGCAGGTATGTCTTCCTAGAAATCCAAAACCAATTTCTTCATTtatcatttgattttttttgttgctgATTGTTGTTAATTTGATAGTGCATGTGGTATTAGTTAGATGATGTTTGCTTTCAGAATATTCAAAATCTATGGTGAAATTGAAGTGTGGGAGCATAAGTGGTAATTAGATGCGATTACTCTGTGGAGTAGGCAACCATATCAAGCTGTGTAGGCGTACTGATGTAATCTAACTATTTTATCAGTTTGTTATAGGATTCCAACAGTTGTTATGAATGTTGCATCAAAAGTTTCTAGTTGGTGAGATGGGGTTGGGGATTTTGGAAGAAAGAGTTGTCTGAAAGGTATAGCGGAACATAAAGTAATGAATGTAGAATTAGTTAGTGTGCTTACCAGAGTGTTTTACAAATGCTCTTTAGATTTCAATCGTGGAATGTGGAGTGTCAATTGATTTATGTGTTTCCTGGTTCGAGATAAAAACACAATCATCCTCTATTTTTTTGTATTATCATCCAACATTTGATATTAGTTTATTCTAGTCACAGCGGCTTGAGTTCCAACATATGACTTTATCTGGTTGCTCCCAAATACCTAGAATAACTAGATAGTGTTGTACTGTGAAACACAGTGTTTACCAAACCCACATCCCGTTCAGTTTAAATTTTCGTCACTTCAGGCTTTCTGAAGTCAAAAGCGACCAGCTTGAATTACCAAAACACTTGTGTCTTTACATTCATATCAACAATACACTTGGTAGAAGAATGGGATTCGGCATTCATATCAACAATACACAAATAATAGCAATTCCTGATTTAAGGGCTATGAACGGATTCTCTTGGAGAGAGAGAGGACGAAGAAGAAAGAGTTTTCTTATCAATAATTTACCAGGGTCATCTGAAACCTTGATTTTCACTCCAAAATAAGTATAATGGAAATCGTCGTCTAGATATTAAGAGCTCTTTTAATGAGACATGTCAAGCAGGCAAGGTAGTACATATAACCAGATCAGATTTCAGATACACTACTGTCAAACCAGATCAGATTTTGAGGTTCGGCCTTTAGGTTCCTGTAAGTATCCTGCTCTATTAGGTTGCATTTTGCCTTTTTCAACTCCTCTGACTAGTATTATAAGCAACATGCTTGCTCTCTTAACTCCTGGTAAGACCAGACTTCCCAAAGAGTTACTGTAATTACATGTCATTCATTGTGCTTTATATCTCAATTTTGTGTGACTAAATTAGAATTTTATTTAATCAAATTTTCCCATTTTACCCAGGCAGCTGAGTTAGAAATTGAAGCATATCCGTTGCTTGATGAGCTGACATCAAAGATCAGTACCTTAAACCTGGAACGAGTGCGTAGGTTGAAAAGCAGACTTGTCGCATTGACTCGCAGAGTTCAGAAGGTACTTTAAAGTTTAATCTATGGCTTTGCCGTCCCTGTGATCATATCCATTTGCTAAACTTTTGAAATTCTTTGATGTAGGTTAGAGATGAGATAGAGCAGTTAATGGATGATGATGGAGATATGGCTGAAATGTATCTCACTGAGAAAAAAAGACGGATGGAGGCATCTTTTTATGGTGACCAGTCTGTAATGGGGTACAGTTCTACTGGTGGTGGACTATCAGTTTCTGCTCCAGTTTCTCCTGTTTCTTCACCTCCTGATAACCGGAAGCTTGAGAAGAGCTTGAGTATCGCCAGGAGCAGGCATGAAAGCATGAAGAGTTCGGAAAGCACTTCCGATAACATAGAAGAGCTGGAGATGTTGTTGGAAGCATATTTTGTTGTCATTGATAGTACCCTCAACAAGTTAACATCGGTACATTACATAGTCTTCCTTTTTCttatccattttcttccattttcatCCCTCACTATCTATTCACTTCTCTTTTGAAGCTAAAGGAGTACATTGATGACACAGAAGACTTCATCAACATTCAATTGGTTTGTCATTTCTTCCACCCTTATTGATTATAATATTCAATAGCATAGTCGTGGCATTATGGAAGCATGTCATTTAGGTTGCCAAATGTGCACATGTTGAGAACAACTACAATTATCTTCACCTTCTAGTAAGATGTTAGATTGGTGTACAAAACTTAGTCCATCGGAGTTTCTTATATCCAAATACAGGTTTGGTAAGTGCCACATCCAAAACAACCTGTCCGGTGATTGCTTAATGCTTATCCACACTCACGGTGAAGTGGTAAACAACGACAGACTCCATAAAAACACCCCACCTAAAGTTCGACAGAACATGATACCAAACAGTTGAACTGGGTAGAAACATTGGAGATCTGTACCTAGAATTGTCATATTCCCTTTTTTTCTGATCTTTGACCAATAGGTTTTTTGTGAAGAGAAGACTACCATTCAAGTGTATTTGTCAATTTGCTAGACTTTTGTGAATTGGATTTTCTTCTGTATTAAATAAGAAATACAAGTTCGTTATATGATAGAATTGAATTTAATTTGTGGTGTGATGATGACAGGATAATGTTCGAAACCAGTTGATCCAATTTGAGCTGCTGCTTACAACTGCAACATTCGTTGTTGCAATCTTTGGAGTGGTTGCAGGGGTCTTTGGAATGAACTTCACTGTACCATTATTCGATCAACCAGATGCATTTAAGTGGGTCCTTGTCATCACAGGCATATGCGGGCTTATAATATTTGcttcatttttatggtttttcaAGTATAAAAGACTCATGCCCTTGTAGAGAGAAAATAGAAAGGGTGGAAAGTATTATGGTATTGATGATTTCCTCTGTAAGATATGAAGGAGAGAGAAAAGTGGCCCAGAGAAATACAGCTTTTCTAGTGGAATCATTTTTGTGCCATTACAAGTTTTTAGGCATATGGTATGAAAAGTTCCTTTTACCTATACTATATTAATTTGGATTAAATGGGCATATTATGGTTTTGTTCCTTGATGTTGACGAACTTGACTTGGTTTTGTGCCTTCTTTGTTGACTCCCTCTGCCACAATTTTTGCTTTTGAGTTTTTAGCCTAATACCAAAGGAAGATTCGGGTAAAACCATAAGCAACCTACGGAGGTAGCCAGACAATGCTTTTGCCAATTAGGAGCAGAATGTGCAGGATAGATTTATAATCAGAGATTGAAGTAAGGGAGAAGAGAAGAGATGCCAGAATTCCCATAGCTCATCGCGTACTTCcctcta comes from Papaver somniferum cultivar HN1 chromosome 7, ASM357369v1, whole genome shotgun sequence and encodes:
- the LOC113299141 gene encoding magnesium transporter MRS2-1-like isoform X3; the protein is MADLKERLLPPRPISSINLREATSRPISSINLREATSRPSASGRPLFQGIDFLGLKKRGQGLRSWIRVDSSGNSQIMEVDKFTMMRRCDLPARDLRLLDPLFVYPSTILGREKAIVVNLEQIRCIITADEVLLLNSLDSYVLQYVVELQRRLTSPGVGEVWRNEGPDYLPFEFRALEVALEAACTYLDAQAAELEIEAYPLLDELTSKISTLNLERVRRLKSRLVALTRRVQKVRDEIEQLMDDDGDMAEMYLTEKKRRMEASFYGDQSVMGYSSTGGGLSVSAPVSPVSSPPDNRKLEKSLSIARSRHESMKSSESTSDNIEELEMLLEAYFVVIDSTLNKLTSLKEYIDDTEDFINIQLDNVRNQLIQFELLLTTATFVVAIFGVVAGVFGMNFTVPLFDQPDAFKWVLVITGICGLIIFASFLWFFKYKRLMPL
- the LOC113299141 gene encoding magnesium transporter MRS2-1-like isoform X1 → MADLKERLLPPRPISSINLREATSRPISSINLREATSRPSASGRPLFQGIDFLGLKKRGQGLRSWIRVDSSGNSQIMEVDKFTMMRRCDLPARDLRLLDPLFVYPSTILGREKAIVVNLEQIRCIITADEVLLLNSLDSYVLQYVVELQRRLTSPGVGEVWRNEGPDLGRRRSGSRSFDNMFPTASPDYLPFEFRALEVALEAACTYLDAQAAELEIEAYPLLDELTSKISTLNLERVRRLKSRLVALTRRVQKVRDEIEQLMDDDGDMAEMYLTEKKRRMEASFYGDQSVMGYSSTGGGLSVSAPVSPVSSPPDNRKLEKSLSIARSRHESMKSSESTSDNIEELEMLLEAYFVVIDSTLNKLTSLKEYIDDTEDFINIQLDNVRNQLIQFELLLTTATFVVAIFGVVAGVFGMNFTVPLFDQPDAFKWVLVITGICGLIIFASFLWFFKYKRLMPL
- the LOC113299141 gene encoding magnesium transporter MRS2-1-like isoform X2 — protein: MADLKERLLPPRPISSINLREATSRPISSINLREATSRPSASGRPLFQGIDFLGLKKRGQGLRSWIRVDSSGNSQIMEVDKFTMMRRCDLPARDLRLLDPLFVYPSTILGREKAIVVNLEQIRCIITADEVLLLNSLDSYVLQYVVELQRRLTSPGVGEVWRNEGPDLGRRRSGSRSFDNMFPTASPDYLPFEFRALEVALEAACTYLDAQAAELEIEAYPLLDELTSKISTLNLERVRRLKSRLVALTRRVQKVRDEIEQLMDDDGDMAEMYLTEKKRRMEASFYGDQSVMGYSSTGGGLSVSAPVSPVSSPPDNRKLEKSLSIARSRHESMKSSESTSDNIEELEMLLEAYFVVIDSTLNKLTSEYIDDTEDFINIQLDNVRNQLIQFELLLTTATFVVAIFGVVAGVFGMNFTVPLFDQPDAFKWVLVITGICGLIIFASFLWFFKYKRLMPL